The Paenibacillus tianjinensis genome has a window encoding:
- a CDS encoding ABC transporter permease: protein MSLNFIIFRNLKKNLKNYYLYVFALIFSVALYFSFVTLQFDPALDDIEGSVKGGAAIGTSSVLLVGIVAIFLLYANTIFIKRRSREIGLFQLIGLTKGKIFRLLSAENLMLYFGSMILGIAAGFAVSRLILMVLFKILEIEAMAKLRFSPDALVRTIVVFAAIYLLIMLMNYLFIKGQSILSLFKAGATTQTRVRKMPLWEIILGLLGITFIAAGYYISTQLFSGKFKEMSELMTAMIVILALVIIGTYLFYKGSVSFLFNAIRKSKKGYLSINEVLSLSSIMFRMKSNALLLTIITTVSALAIGLLSLSYISYYSAEATAKQSAPHDFGFARAAVKEKFVQALDAKHIEYKEIDMHPVRMEVDASKIMEHSEFTAPGDNVLTTSVVSDSEVDGVELKPGETRIVGYGGALEKFMSLSKTGEVGFRTVNGTIKQQLNGIFETPVLPFYYGEGGGIFIVDETVFKELVQERNPKLQKKQEVADYYGIELTNRSQIDTANQIYMDQKPQSPSFSQYEYELNQRTNMGMMMFIVGFLGLTFLITSGCILYFKQMDEGEEEKSGYTILRKLGFTQSDLLRGIQYKQLFNFGIPLVIGLCHSYFAVKSGWFFFGTEMLTPMILVMLLYTVLYSIFGFLSVLYYKRVIRESL, encoded by the coding sequence ATGAGCCTGAACTTTATCATTTTCCGTAATCTGAAAAAGAATCTTAAAAACTATTACCTGTATGTCTTTGCCCTGATTTTTAGTGTGGCGCTGTATTTCTCCTTCGTTACGCTGCAATTCGATCCTGCGCTGGATGACATTGAGGGTTCCGTCAAAGGGGGGGCGGCTATCGGCACGTCTTCGGTGCTGCTGGTGGGGATCGTCGCAATCTTCCTGCTGTATGCCAATACGATCTTTATCAAGCGGCGCAGCCGGGAGATCGGGCTGTTCCAGCTGATCGGACTGACCAAAGGGAAGATTTTCAGACTGCTGAGCGCTGAGAACCTGATGCTGTATTTCGGATCGATGATTCTCGGTATTGCAGCCGGGTTTGCTGTATCACGTTTGATCCTGATGGTCCTGTTCAAAATCCTTGAGATCGAAGCAATGGCCAAGCTGCGGTTCTCCCCTGATGCACTGGTGCGGACGATCGTCGTCTTTGCTGCTATCTACCTGCTGATTATGCTTATGAACTATCTGTTCATCAAAGGGCAGAGTATTTTATCTCTGTTCAAAGCGGGAGCAACGACTCAGACACGCGTCCGCAAAATGCCGCTATGGGAAATCATTCTCGGACTCCTGGGCATCACCTTTATTGCCGCAGGGTATTATATTTCAACTCAGCTCTTCAGCGGCAAATTTAAGGAAATGTCCGAACTCATGACTGCGATGATTGTCATCCTCGCTCTTGTGATTATCGGTACGTATCTGTTCTACAAAGGTTCGGTCAGCTTCCTGTTCAATGCCATCCGCAAGAGCAAAAAGGGGTATCTCTCAATCAATGAGGTGCTGTCGCTCTCCTCGATTATGTTCCGGATGAAATCAAACGCGCTGCTGCTGACGATTATTACTACGGTCTCGGCGCTGGCGATTGGTCTGTTGTCCCTCAGCTACATCTCTTATTATTCGGCGGAGGCAACGGCCAAACAAAGCGCACCGCATGATTTCGGTTTTGCCCGGGCTGCAGTGAAGGAGAAATTTGTACAGGCCCTGGATGCGAAGCATATTGAGTACAAGGAGATAGATATGCATCCGGTTCGGATGGAAGTCGATGCTTCAAAGATTATGGAACATTCGGAGTTTACAGCTCCGGGGGATAATGTACTTACAACTTCTGTAGTGAGTGACAGTGAAGTCGATGGGGTGGAACTGAAACCGGGTGAGACCCGGATAGTAGGCTACGGCGGTGCGCTGGAAAAATTCATGTCACTCAGTAAAACCGGTGAGGTGGGGTTCCGGACTGTTAATGGCACGATCAAGCAGCAGCTTAACGGGATATTCGAGACTCCGGTACTGCCATTCTATTATGGGGAAGGCGGTGGAATTTTCATTGTAGATGAAACTGTATTTAAGGAACTGGTGCAAGAACGGAATCCTAAGCTGCAGAAAAAGCAGGAGGTGGCGGATTATTACGGCATTGAGTTGACCAACCGCTCACAGATCGATACGGCGAATCAAATCTATATGGACCAGAAACCGCAATCACCAAGCTTCTCCCAGTATGAATACGAGCTAAACCAGCGGACCAACATGGGAATGATGATGTTCATTGTCGGATTTCTCGGTCTGACCTTCCTGATTACCTCCGGCTGTATCCTGTACTTTAAGCAGATGGACGAGGGTGAAGAGGAAAAAAGCGGGTATACCATTCTGCGTAAGCTGGGCTTCACCCAGAGTGATCTCCTGCGCGGAATCCAGTATAAGCAGCTGTTCAACTTCGGTATTCCACTAGTCATCGGGCTGTGCCACAGCTATTTCGCAGTCAAATCGGGGTGGTTCTTCTTCGGAACCGAGATGCTCACACCAATGATTCTGGTAATGCTGCTGTATACGGTACTGTATTCGATATTCGGATTCCTATCTGTACTCTATTACAAGCGGGTAATTCGGGAATCGTTGTAA
- a CDS encoding ABC transporter ATP-binding protein — protein MVILQANKIYKTYGNKFNKQEVLKGIDLQVNKGEFVGIMGASGSGKTTLLNVLSSIDRVSQGTIEIEGKEFTGMKEKQLAEFRKHHLGFIFQEYNLLDTLTVKENVLLPLSITGISKKEAHVKFEQVAGELGISELQNKYPAEISGGQKQRTSAARAFVHEPSIIFADEPTGALDSKSASDLLNKLADMNSKRQATIIMVTHDPVAASYCSRVVFIRDGQIYTQLNKGEESRQSFFNDIIKTQGVLGGVQQ, from the coding sequence ATGGTCATTTTGCAAGCCAATAAAATCTACAAAACCTATGGTAATAAATTTAACAAGCAGGAAGTGCTTAAGGGAATTGATCTGCAGGTGAATAAAGGCGAGTTTGTCGGCATTATGGGAGCATCCGGGTCAGGCAAAACGACCCTGCTGAATGTTCTATCCTCTATCGACCGGGTCAGCCAGGGGACGATTGAGATCGAAGGCAAGGAATTTACCGGGATGAAGGAGAAGCAGCTGGCAGAGTTCCGTAAGCACCATCTCGGATTTATTTTTCAGGAATATAATCTGCTGGATACTCTGACGGTCAAAGAAAATGTGCTGCTGCCGCTCTCGATTACCGGGATTTCCAAGAAGGAGGCTCATGTAAAGTTTGAGCAGGTGGCCGGGGAGCTGGGGATTTCCGAGCTTCAGAACAAATATCCGGCGGAAATATCCGGGGGACAGAAGCAGCGGACCTCGGCAGCGCGGGCGTTCGTGCATGAGCCGAGCATTATTTTTGCAGATGAGCCTACGGGAGCGCTGGATTCCAAATCCGCTTCGGATTTGTTGAATAAACTTGCTGACATGAACAGCAAACGCCAGGCTACGATCATCATGGTTACCCATGATCCTGTAGCGGCCAGTTATTGCAGCCGGGTGGTCTTTATCCGTGACGGACAGATTTATACACAGCTCAACAAAGGCGAAGAGTCCCGCCAGTCCTTCTTCAACGACATTATCAAAACCCAGGGTGTATTGGGCGGTGTTCAGCAATGA
- a CDS encoding amidohydrolase family protein, giving the protein MKNQFIDALENHSLDELRRIPKSDLHNHAGRGGNIKYIGDWANTPILPPSSKFGSLGEMQEWFVSNVKSLCPGIQGYLKRIEASFVQAADDGIERLALSYGIDEIDALGGMESFIHTMDGLSHHYAPHTQFLPELAFDSRDNVDEALDRLDEILSYHWFKSVDICGLELAQPIGNFRSLYRRAKEAGLILKAHSGEFGTADDVMEAVEELELQEIHHGIAAAQSPQVMNWLAGHNITLNVCPTSNVMLGRTDNYSTHPVRALYDAGVPVTINSDDMLIFNQSVSEEYLNLYSSGLMSANELNDIYP; this is encoded by the coding sequence ATGAAAAATCAATTCATTGATGCTCTAGAAAATCATTCGCTGGATGAGCTGCGCAGAATCCCCAAAAGCGACTTACATAACCACGCCGGGCGCGGAGGCAATATCAAGTATATCGGAGACTGGGCGAATACCCCCATCCTGCCGCCTTCCTCCAAATTCGGATCTTTGGGTGAGATGCAGGAGTGGTTCGTCAGTAATGTAAAAAGCCTTTGCCCGGGTATCCAAGGCTATCTGAAACGAATTGAGGCTTCCTTCGTCCAGGCTGCTGATGACGGGATTGAACGCTTGGCCCTGAGCTACGGGATAGATGAAATTGATGCCCTCGGAGGTATGGAGTCATTCATACATACAATGGACGGCTTGAGTCATCATTATGCGCCGCACACACAATTCCTGCCGGAGCTGGCATTTGACAGCCGTGATAATGTTGACGAAGCATTGGACAGATTGGATGAAATCCTGTCCTATCACTGGTTCAAGTCCGTTGATATCTGCGGTCTTGAGCTGGCCCAGCCGATAGGAAATTTCCGCTCTCTCTATCGCCGGGCCAAGGAGGCCGGGCTCATTCTAAAAGCTCATTCCGGTGAATTCGGCACAGCCGATGATGTAATGGAAGCCGTCGAAGAGCTGGAGCTCCAGGAGATTCATCATGGAATCGCCGCAGCGCAGTCTCCCCAAGTCATGAACTGGCTTGCCGGGCATAACATTACCTTAAATGTGTGCCCGACCAGCAATGTGATGCTCGGCCGGACAGATAATTACTCCACCCATCCCGTCCGGGCCCTGTATGATGCCGGAGTACCCGTAACTATCAATTCTGACGATATGCTGATCTTTAATCAGAGTGTTTCCGAAGAATATCTGAATCTGTACAGCTCCGGGTTAATGTCGGCGAATGAGCTGAATGATATCTATCCGTGA
- a CDS encoding sensor histidine kinase, with protein MITKYIKEKRSWLCLLAGIQVMILFVAFVDASIPFLPLLYIVLLNVLVCTAFVFIRFQKETRFYRAVKAWDQVYDLEAFDEADSPFEQIVQEAVTAQTERYRRESSMSFRLLEQEKDDLLSWIHEVKTPLTAMQLMIERLPDETLRSQIMYEWLRIHHLLDQQLHQKRIPFMRNDLFIEDTGLEPILNQEIRALKSWCIPKGIGFDVSLEAKTVLTDGKWLGFMLRQLLTNAVKYSEASDIAVRSWETDGHVVLVIEDQGRGIDPKDLPRIFDKGFTSTLGRQEGAATGMGLYLTKQVAEPLLIGIRAESAPGKGTTFTLTFPRENDFVRLAGH; from the coding sequence ATGATCACCAAATACATAAAAGAGAAGCGGAGCTGGCTCTGCCTGCTTGCCGGGATTCAAGTGATGATCCTGTTTGTTGCTTTCGTGGATGCTTCCATACCCTTTCTGCCGCTTCTCTATATTGTTCTGCTGAATGTGCTGGTTTGTACGGCGTTTGTGTTCATCCGATTTCAAAAGGAGACCCGGTTCTACAGGGCCGTCAAAGCCTGGGACCAGGTATATGATCTTGAGGCGTTTGACGAAGCGGACAGTCCGTTTGAACAGATTGTGCAGGAGGCAGTAACCGCCCAGACAGAACGCTACCGCCGGGAATCCTCTATGAGCTTCCGGCTGCTGGAGCAGGAGAAGGATGACCTCCTGTCGTGGATCCATGAGGTGAAGACCCCGCTCACTGCGATGCAGCTGATGATTGAACGCCTTCCGGATGAAACGCTGCGGAGCCAGATCATGTACGAATGGCTGCGGATACATCATCTGCTCGACCAGCAGCTTCATCAGAAGCGTATTCCGTTTATGCGCAATGATCTTTTCATTGAGGACACCGGACTTGAACCAATCCTTAATCAAGAGATCCGGGCGCTGAAGTCCTGGTGCATTCCCAAAGGAATCGGGTTCGATGTGTCGCTAGAGGCGAAAACGGTGCTTACTGACGGGAAGTGGCTCGGGTTCATGCTCCGGCAATTGCTGACGAACGCCGTGAAATACAGTGAAGCTTCGGATATTGCAGTTAGGAGCTGGGAAACGGATGGACATGTTGTACTGGTCATTGAAGATCAGGGGAGAGGGATCGATCCCAAGGATCTGCCGCGTATTTTTGACAAGGGCTTCACCTCCACACTGGGCAGGCAGGAAGGGGCGGCTACCGGCATGGGCCTCTATTTGACGAAGCAGGTGGCGGAGCCGCTGCTGATTGGCATCCGGGCGGAGTCGGCACCCGGGAAAGGCACAACATTTACACTGACCTTTCCGCGGGAGAATGATTTCGTGAGGCTTGCCGGCCACTGA
- a CDS encoding response regulator transcription factor, which translates to MFKIMLVEDDVTLFKEIRERLSQWSYEVYGITDFSKVLQEFTAVKPELVIIDIQLPLYDGFHWCRMIRAHSNVPIIFLSSRDHPSDMVMSMQLGADDFMQKPFHFEVLIAKIQATLRRVYNYSSERTELKTWRGATIEYVKNTVTNSLGAALLTKNEMFILKILVERKNQIVDREELIKNLWDNEHFVSDNTLTVNVNRLRKKLEPLELDAFIETKVGQGYMATEEAAL; encoded by the coding sequence TTGTTCAAAATCATGTTGGTCGAAGATGATGTTACTTTATTTAAAGAGATAAGGGAGCGCTTATCCCAATGGTCCTATGAGGTATACGGCATCACGGATTTCTCCAAAGTACTGCAGGAGTTCACGGCGGTTAAACCGGAGCTTGTCATCATTGATATCCAGCTGCCGCTATATGACGGGTTCCATTGGTGCCGGATGATCCGGGCGCATTCCAATGTGCCGATTATCTTTCTCTCCTCCCGCGATCACCCGAGTGATATGGTTATGTCCATGCAGCTTGGCGCGGACGATTTCATGCAGAAGCCGTTCCATTTCGAGGTGCTGATCGCCAAAATCCAGGCTACCCTGCGCCGGGTGTACAACTACAGCAGCGAACGGACGGAGCTGAAGACATGGCGGGGGGCGACGATTGAATATGTGAAAAATACAGTTACAAATAGCCTCGGTGCCGCTCTGCTCACCAAAAATGAAATGTTCATTCTAAAAATACTGGTGGAGCGTAAGAATCAGATTGTCGACCGTGAGGAACTGATCAAAAACCTTTGGGACAATGAGCATTTCGTGAGCGATAATACGCTGACTGTGAATGTGAACAGGCTGCGCAAAAAGCTGGAGCCGCTGGAGCTGGACGCTTTTATTGAAACCAAGGTCGGGCAAGGTTATATGGCGACCGAAGAGGCGGCGTTATGA
- a CDS encoding AraC family ligand binding domain-containing protein, giving the protein MAREVRTVVFDTELTLEAYRFEGIMQKFPNHFHDYYVIGYIEQGKRYLLCGNEEYILNSGDVIIFNPQDPHSCEQVDGRTLDYRCINVQPEIMRQYVQEITGKDYLPRFTQAVLFQSELASPLHDLHQMLLDEQADFQKEELFLFLLEQLLREYSDAGTPIPATELTTEIKMICQYIEGHYTENITLNQQTELTGLSKYHLLRLFTKQKGISPYRYLETIRINHAKRLLKQGVLPMEVALQTGFSDQSHFTNFFKKLIGLTPKQYLRIFTQQAEEKTSEVASS; this is encoded by the coding sequence TTGGCTCGTGAAGTCCGGACCGTCGTTTTTGATACAGAGCTTACGCTGGAGGCATACCGTTTTGAAGGAATTATGCAGAAATTCCCCAATCATTTTCACGACTATTACGTTATCGGGTATATTGAACAAGGTAAAAGATATCTGCTATGCGGCAATGAGGAATATATCCTGAACAGCGGAGATGTAATCATCTTCAACCCGCAGGACCCCCATTCCTGTGAACAGGTGGATGGAAGAACCCTGGATTACCGCTGCATCAATGTCCAGCCTGAGATTATGCGCCAGTATGTGCAAGAGATTACGGGAAAAGACTATCTGCCGCGGTTCACACAGGCGGTACTCTTCCAGAGTGAGCTGGCTTCACCGCTGCATGATCTGCATCAGATGCTTCTGGACGAACAGGCGGATTTTCAGAAAGAAGAATTGTTCCTGTTCCTATTGGAGCAGCTGCTGCGGGAATATTCGGACGCCGGTACACCTATTCCCGCTACGGAGCTTACGACAGAAATCAAAATGATCTGCCAATACATAGAGGGTCATTATACTGAAAATATTACACTAAATCAGCAGACAGAATTGACAGGTCTGAGCAAATATCACCTGCTGCGGTTGTTTACTAAGCAAAAAGGCATCTCCCCGTACCGTTATCTGGAGACGATTCGTATTAACCACGCCAAACGGCTGCTGAAGCAAGGGGTTTTGCCGATGGAAGTCGCCCTGCAGACCGGGTTCAGCGACCAGAGCCATTTTACGAATTTCTTCAAAAAATTGATCGGCTTAACGCCCAAGCAGTATCTGCGGATATTTACACAACAGGCGGAAGAGAAAACATCGGAGGTCGCTTCATCATGA
- a CDS encoding DMT family transporter has translation MKNEHTAATGHMLAFLTIMIWGTTFISTKLLLTDFSPLEILFFRFILGYLVLFLLHPRRIRTCSFKEEVLFIAAGLCGVTLYFLIENIALVYTLASNVGVIVSVTPFLTAALVHFCLQEERLTPSFITGFLIALSGIVCILLNGSFRVELNPLGDLLALLAPVVWAIYSVLMRKISALQHNTIGATRRVFFYGLLGMLPALPLMDFQFSLNRLSESANLMNLLYLGLGASALCFVTWNRAVGILGAVRTSVYIYLVPVITVAAAALFLHEKLTWAILIGTLLTLSGSYISERKPKTTPGKEIAVQE, from the coding sequence ATGAAAAACGAACACACTGCGGCCACCGGACATATGCTTGCCTTCCTAACAATTATGATCTGGGGAACCACCTTTATCTCGACCAAACTGTTGCTGACTGACTTTTCTCCGCTTGAAATCTTATTCTTCCGGTTTATTCTGGGCTATCTGGTCTTGTTCCTTCTCCATCCACGCCGGATCCGGACGTGTTCCTTCAAAGAGGAAGTTTTGTTTATCGCAGCCGGACTTTGCGGCGTCACCTTATATTTCCTGATCGAGAATATTGCCCTTGTCTATACGCTCGCGTCAAACGTCGGTGTCATTGTATCGGTCACTCCGTTTCTAACCGCGGCGCTCGTCCACTTCTGCTTACAGGAAGAACGTTTAACCCCCTCATTCATCACTGGCTTTCTGATTGCGCTGAGCGGCATTGTCTGCATCTTACTGAACGGAAGCTTCCGCGTGGAGCTGAATCCGCTCGGAGACCTGCTGGCCTTACTCGCTCCTGTGGTCTGGGCTATATATTCTGTATTGATGCGCAAAATCAGTGCACTGCAGCATAACACCATCGGCGCGACCCGTAGAGTGTTTTTTTATGGCCTGCTCGGGATGCTGCCCGCTCTGCCGCTGATGGATTTCCAGTTCAGTCTGAACAGATTAAGCGAGTCTGCCAATCTTATGAATCTTCTGTACTTGGGTCTGGGAGCTTCAGCGTTATGCTTCGTGACTTGGAACCGTGCTGTCGGTATTTTGGGAGCGGTCAGAACAAGCGTGTATATCTATCTTGTACCGGTCATTACTGTAGCGGCCGCTGCGCTATTTCTGCATGAAAAGCTCACTTGGGCCATCCTGATTGGCACCCTGCTCACCTTAAGCGGATCCTATATCTCTGAGCGCAAACCAAAAACGACCCCCGGCAAGGAGATCGCTGTACAAGAATGA
- a CDS encoding VOC family protein produces the protein MPLLVQELGDTINSGPRLFPISPTYYALYFDDPCGNQYELVHRLN, from the coding sequence TTGCCATTACTCGTTCAAGAACTTGGCGACACCATTAACAGCGGCCCCCGGCTGTTTCCGATCAGCCCGACGTATTATGCATTGTATTTCGACGATCCCTGCGGTAATCAATATGAGCTGGTGCACCGGCTGAATTAA
- a CDS encoding GNAT family N-acetyltransferase has product MTIVVRRATVDDAEDLARLNFEFNGGEPRPCQDIIASLRSNQELVAVALMLDEVVAFGCAQSYRSFCYPGAYGEITEMYVSEVGRRKGAATALIAFLEQELSYQGVTSVKILTGKTNNPALKTYQASGYITSAETVLLKEVKRA; this is encoded by the coding sequence GTGACAATTGTAGTGAGACGAGCCACAGTTGACGATGCCGAAGACCTGGCCAGGCTAAACTTTGAGTTTAACGGCGGGGAGCCACGGCCATGTCAGGATATAATAGCGAGCTTAAGGAGCAATCAGGAATTGGTCGCTGTAGCTCTAATGCTGGATGAAGTTGTAGCATTTGGGTGCGCACAGAGCTACAGGTCTTTCTGTTATCCCGGTGCATACGGGGAGATTACTGAAATGTATGTATCAGAAGTTGGCCGAAGGAAAGGCGCTGCGACAGCGCTGATTGCTTTTTTAGAACAGGAGCTAAGCTATCAAGGTGTCACCAGTGTTAAGATTCTAACCGGCAAAACTAACAATCCGGCGCTGAAGACATACCAAGCAAGTGGCTATATTACAAGTGCTGAAACGGTGTTGCTAAAAGAGGTAAAGAGAGCATGA